A stretch of the Synechocystis sp. PCC 7338 genome encodes the following:
- a CDS encoding esterase-like activity of phytase family protein, with protein sequence MLTKILFRLLLPILCFVLVACGVSPNAVQAESRLFLPLSLEFLDSYALPKQSVQDLPVGGISDLTYDRQRDIYYAVTDDRRSPRFYTMRLSIADGEKGIGITKVEVVAMTRLKTSEGETYGRQLLDPEGIALSPRQTLFISSEGVLSTQSPPLIAEFAPQTGRELEQLPVPRRFLPQADPLQGIRDNFGFEALTIAATSTLADDPFRLFTAPESVLAQDFDPDNPPREIPLRWLHYVINSVGPPVLVSENLYPLAPAPTGTLLHGLSAMVALPREGYFLTLERTFGLTGFQGKIFQTVNANATDTSRIASFQPGTDTINPMRKQLLLDLGDLGIELDNLEGLTLGPRLPDGSGSLIAISDDNFSADQTTQILLFRLRGV encoded by the coding sequence GTGCTGACCAAAATTTTATTCCGGCTACTATTGCCAATCCTTTGTTTTGTCTTAGTGGCCTGTGGGGTTTCCCCCAATGCGGTGCAAGCAGAGTCCCGCCTATTTTTGCCCCTGTCCTTAGAATTTTTAGATAGCTACGCCCTACCAAAGCAGTCAGTACAAGACTTACCCGTTGGAGGCATCTCCGACCTTACCTACGATCGCCAACGGGATATTTATTATGCCGTCACCGATGACCGGCGATCGCCTAGGTTTTATACCATGCGCCTTAGTATTGCTGATGGAGAAAAGGGCATTGGCATTACCAAAGTGGAAGTGGTGGCCATGACCAGGCTGAAAACCAGCGAGGGGGAAACCTACGGCCGTCAATTGTTAGACCCAGAGGGTATTGCCCTGTCCCCCCGCCAGACCTTATTCATCAGCAGTGAAGGGGTTTTATCCACCCAAAGCCCCCCTTTAATTGCCGAATTTGCCCCCCAAACAGGCCGAGAGTTGGAGCAATTGCCTGTGCCCCGCCGCTTTTTACCCCAAGCCGATCCCCTCCAGGGCATCCGGGATAACTTTGGTTTTGAAGCTTTAACCATTGCCGCCACCAGCACCCTAGCGGACGATCCTTTTCGTCTTTTCACTGCCCCTGAAAGCGTTTTAGCCCAGGATTTTGACCCAGACAATCCCCCTCGAGAAATCCCTTTACGGTGGTTGCATTACGTTATTAATTCCGTCGGCCCCCCCGTTTTAGTCAGCGAAAACCTTTACCCCCTTGCGCCTGCTCCAACAGGTACCCTGCTCCACGGCCTGAGCGCCATGGTGGCCCTACCCAGGGAAGGTTATTTTCTCACCTTAGAACGAACTTTTGGATTGACGGGGTTCCAGGGTAAAATTTTCCAAACGGTCAATGCCAATGCCACCGACACTAGCCGCATTGCCAGTTTCCAGCCTGGTACCGATACCATTAACCCCATGCGGAAACAATTATTGCTCGACCTGGGGGATTTGGGTATTGAATTGGACAATCTGGAAGGGCTTACCCTGGGGCCTCGCTTACCGGATGGCTCTGGCAGTTTAATTGCCATTAGCGACGATAACTTTAGTGCAGATCAAACCACCCAAATCCTACTTTTCCGTTTGCGGGGGGTTTAG
- a CDS encoding FAD-binding oxidoreductase, with translation MENYDAIVVGAGITGAAIAYELQSQGQRVLLLEKHRQPANATALSYGGIIYWAGATPLQRQLCHESRYRWTHLSQELEGETEYRELELLLYLRPGDDAQTLAKQFDHCLIRPQRVDRLTAIAIEPQLNPDGIGGGFVVPQGHCHGGKAVNAYLQAFIRQGGVVHIATVQGLITKQNRVQGVHTGVGNFFAHKVILAGGGQSRALLPGPGLNFPLYFTHAAVLQTAPSKKNLRCVIMPADLQQRPNLEALAPTLDWHQPNDHCVATVVEPGAVQFFDGRLFIGQISQLVTSPHYRPDLAWAQQQLQTAIAEILPRLAPLPVTAHHCLVAFSGQTLPLVGEIPNLPGLVLFTGFTHPLVYVPPLAQKLAHHLTGAREPVIDHLAPLLNPPQTEK, from the coding sequence ATGGAAAATTACGATGCCATTGTAGTCGGGGCCGGTATTACCGGAGCGGCGATCGCCTATGAATTACAAAGCCAAGGGCAACGGGTACTGTTACTCGAAAAGCATCGTCAGCCTGCCAACGCCACAGCCTTGAGCTATGGTGGCATTATTTATTGGGCCGGGGCCACTCCTCTGCAACGGCAGTTGTGCCATGAAAGTCGGTACCGCTGGACCCATTTGAGCCAGGAATTGGAGGGAGAAACGGAATATCGAGAACTGGAGCTATTGCTATATCTCCGCCCCGGAGATGATGCCCAGACCTTGGCTAAGCAGTTTGACCATTGTTTAATTCGGCCCCAACGGGTAGACCGTTTAACGGCGATCGCCATTGAGCCCCAACTCAATCCCGATGGCATTGGGGGTGGGTTTGTGGTGCCCCAGGGCCATTGCCACGGCGGCAAAGCCGTTAACGCCTATCTGCAAGCTTTTATTCGCCAGGGGGGCGTAGTACACATCGCCACAGTCCAAGGATTAATTACCAAGCAAAATCGTGTGCAGGGGGTCCACACAGGGGTGGGAAATTTTTTTGCCCATAAAGTAATTTTGGCCGGGGGGGGGCAAAGCCGTGCTCTGTTACCGGGGCCAGGGCTTAATTTTCCCCTCTATTTCACCCACGCCGCCGTTTTGCAAACCGCCCCCAGTAAAAAAAATCTCCGCTGTGTGATTATGCCGGCGGATTTACAGCAACGCCCCAATTTGGAAGCCCTCGCCCCAACTTTGGACTGGCATCAGCCCAACGACCATTGCGTCGCCACCGTTGTGGAACCGGGAGCAGTGCAATTTTTCGATGGCAGATTATTCATCGGTCAGATTAGCCAACTGGTGACTTCCCCCCATTACCGCCCTGACCTCGCCTGGGCCCAGCAACAATTACAAACGGCGATCGCCGAAATTCTGCCCCGTCTCGCCCCCTTGCCGGTCACCGCCCACCATTGCCTAGTGGCCTTTAGTGGCCAAACTTTACCCCTAGTGGGGGAAATACCCAATTTACCAGGGTTAGTACTATTCACCGGCTTTACCCATCCCTTGGTTTATGTGCCCCCCCTAGCGCAAAAATTAGCCCACCACCTCACTGGGGCTAGGGAGCCGGTAATTGACCATTTGGCCCCTCTGCTAAACCCCCCGCAAACGGAAAAGTAG
- a CDS encoding bestrophin family protein has product MSKFLGLFSHHPSRPSRIWTDILLRWQGSVIPAIAPRVLVCMAFSLVVTLVDGQGYEFSIPLQESIVPSIVLGLLLVFRTNTAYERFWEGRKAWGTMVNTIRNLSRTIWVSVAEPTPQAHQDKIKILHLLVAFALATKLHLRSQPLNEEIWALLPESGYRKLEDLQNPPLEIAFWISNYLQQEYDQNNINPYQLTAMLRLVDTMVDVLGSCERILKTPIPLAYAIHLRQLIFLYCFITPFQMVNTLHWATAFVVGIIAFTVFGIEEIGVEIENPFGHDANDLPLDQICQTMQANLEDLIQLPPWHQVSHGD; this is encoded by the coding sequence TTGAGCAAATTCCTGGGGCTTTTCTCCCACCATCCATCCCGTCCGTCCCGCATCTGGACAGATATTCTCTTGCGTTGGCAAGGCTCTGTCATCCCGGCGATCGCCCCTAGAGTGCTGGTGTGTATGGCCTTTTCCTTGGTGGTGACCTTAGTGGATGGGCAGGGTTATGAATTTTCCATTCCCCTCCAGGAAAGCATTGTGCCCAGCATTGTTTTGGGTCTGCTGTTGGTTTTTCGCACTAACACTGCCTACGAACGTTTTTGGGAAGGACGGAAAGCCTGGGGCACCATGGTCAACACGATCCGCAACCTATCCCGCACCATCTGGGTCTCAGTGGCGGAACCAACACCCCAAGCCCACCAAGACAAAATTAAAATTCTGCACCTGCTGGTAGCCTTTGCCTTGGCTACGAAGTTGCACCTGCGCTCCCAACCCTTAAATGAAGAAATCTGGGCCCTCTTGCCGGAATCCGGTTACCGCAAGCTGGAGGATTTGCAGAATCCCCCCCTGGAAATTGCCTTTTGGATCAGTAATTATCTGCAACAGGAATACGACCAGAACAATATCAACCCCTATCAGCTCACCGCCATGCTCCGTTTGGTGGATACCATGGTGGATGTGTTGGGCAGTTGCGAACGCATTTTAAAAACCCCCATTCCCCTGGCCTACGCCATCCATTTGCGCCAGCTTATTTTTCTTTATTGCTTCATCACCCCTTTCCAGATGGTGAATACCCTCCATTGGGCCACAGCATTTGTGGTGGGCATTATTGCTTTCACCGTCTTCGGCATTGAAGAAATTGGGGTGGAGATTGAAAACCCCTTCGGCCACGATGCCAACGATTTGCCCCTAGACCAAATTTGCCAGACTATGCAAGCCAACCTGGAAGATTTAATCCAGTTACCTCCTTGGCACCAGGTCTCCCATGGGGACTAG
- a CDS encoding succinate--CoA ligase subunit beta yields the protein MDLLEYQAKELFQQVGIPILPSQTIQNTTALKRLQIPYPMVLKSQVRAGGRGKAGGVRFVENTIDAIAAASAIFHLPIADEYPEVILAEARYDAQSELFLAIVLDYQRQCPVLMGSSEGGIDVDSLLEQMQSVSLRTNFSPYLARRLAVKMGLTGPLVTTVSAIIEKMYELFVTYDLDVIEINPLGISADGEVMALDGKITVNDTAINRHPDLLNWGSEQWTGHSWLPGDLAQGQIGLICNSEGLALSTWDLLNSLGITGAYLLDESRSGMALGKQLELAFDHLSQAPNLKGIFVNLATREAATPALAEDLRAFLPLPPNPSSEDRSLRGTGPSFPQRQRPPQRQTYTGEVLPVVIRFSQGNLDQLKQMYNNSLVHWHNDLETAIAKMLSLIPQEMELV from the coding sequence ATGGATTTGTTAGAGTACCAAGCCAAGGAACTATTCCAACAGGTGGGCATTCCCATTTTGCCCTCTCAAACTATTCAAAACACCACTGCCCTCAAACGTTTGCAAATTCCCTATCCCATGGTGCTCAAATCCCAGGTGCGAGCGGGGGGTAGGGGCAAGGCCGGTGGGGTCAGGTTTGTGGAAAATACCATCGATGCCATTGCCGCCGCTTCTGCCATTTTCCATTTGCCCATTGCGGACGAGTACCCAGAGGTGATTTTGGCCGAGGCCCGCTACGATGCCCAGTCGGAATTATTTTTGGCCATCGTGCTGGACTACCAACGGCAATGCCCGGTGTTGATGGGGTCCAGTGAAGGGGGCATTGATGTGGACAGCCTGTTGGAGCAAATGCAGAGTGTTTCCCTACGGACTAATTTTTCCCCCTACTTGGCCCGGCGGCTGGCGGTGAAAATGGGTTTAACTGGGCCCCTGGTGACTACGGTGAGCGCCATCATCGAAAAAATGTATGAGTTATTCGTCACCTATGATTTGGACGTAATTGAAATTAATCCCCTGGGCATTAGCGCGGATGGGGAGGTGATGGCCCTGGACGGTAAAATTACGGTCAACGACACGGCGATCAACCGGCATCCGGATTTACTTAATTGGGGCTCAGAGCAATGGACAGGGCATAGTTGGCTACCGGGGGACCTAGCCCAGGGACAAATTGGCCTAATTTGCAACAGTGAAGGATTGGCCCTGAGTACGTGGGACTTGCTCAACTCCTTGGGCATTACCGGTGCCTATTTGTTGGATGAAAGTCGCAGTGGCATGGCCCTTGGTAAACAACTGGAACTAGCCTTTGATCACCTCAGCCAGGCCCCCAACCTGAAAGGTATTTTTGTTAATCTGGCCACTAGGGAAGCCGCTACCCCAGCCTTGGCAGAGGATTTACGGGCTTTTTTACCCCTGCCCCCCAACCCATCCAGTGAAGACCGCAGTTTGCGGGGGACGGGGCCTAGTTTCCCCCAGCGCCAACGCCCTCCCCAACGACAAACCTACACAGGGGAAGTGCTACCGGTGGTAATTCGGTTTAGCCAGGGCAATTTAGACCAGCTTAAACAAATGTACAATAACAGCCTCGTCCATTGGCACAACGATTTGGAAACGGCGATCGCCAAGATGTTGAGTTTGATTCCCCAGGAAATGGAATTAGTTTAG
- a CDS encoding TerC family protein, with translation MPMFDLDFLFNSSFAVAVKTPLMLLVLIALEAVLSADNAIALATIAQGLPNPAQQRRALNAGLIIAYVLRVLLIFTASFVLQYWQFELAGALYLLWLVGSYFLSPDEGENHHKTFEFSSFWQAIPLIAFTDLAFSLDSVTTAIAVADQLWLIIAGGTIGVIALRFLAGLFIRWLDIFTHLKDAGFITVGLVGLRLLIRVINPELVPPELLMITMIGLLFAWGFSERRSPELVEEISPSGE, from the coding sequence GTGCCCATGTTTGACCTAGATTTTCTGTTCAACTCGTCCTTTGCTGTTGCTGTCAAAACTCCATTGATGTTGCTGGTGTTAATTGCCCTCGAGGCAGTGCTATCGGCGGATAATGCCATTGCCCTAGCCACCATTGCTCAGGGGCTCCCCAATCCGGCCCAGCAACGGCGGGCTTTGAATGCAGGGTTAATAATTGCCTATGTGCTCAGGGTTTTGCTCATTTTCACTGCCTCCTTTGTGTTGCAATATTGGCAGTTTGAGTTGGCGGGAGCATTATATTTGCTCTGGCTGGTGGGGAGTTACTTTCTGTCCCCCGATGAAGGGGAAAATCATCACAAAACCTTTGAATTTAGTTCCTTTTGGCAAGCGATCCCCCTGATTGCTTTCACCGATTTAGCCTTTTCCCTCGATAGCGTCACTACGGCGATCGCCGTGGCGGATCAGTTATGGCTGATCATTGCGGGGGGCACCATTGGGGTCATTGCCCTCCGGTTTTTAGCGGGTTTATTTATCCGTTGGTTAGACATTTTTACCCACCTCAAGGATGCTGGTTTTATCACCGTGGGTTTGGTGGGTCTGCGGCTGCTGATCAGAGTCATTAACCCCGAGCTCGTGCCCCCGGAATTGTTGATGATCACCATGATTGGGCTACTGTTTGCCTGGGGCTTTTCCGAGCGGCGTTCCCCGGAGCTAGTGGAAGAAATTAGTCCCAGTGGAGAGTAG
- a CDS encoding SPFH domain-containing protein, which yields MHSKFWFEFLQTLPSIPAEASPLLAMAEAGAPGEELIIAQAPNPPINDNNSALGGLSPLLFFPVVIIAVIFLILVTVFLYTRFYVIAPNNEALVRTGGVFKKEQMVILHGGCIVIPGFHEITRVSLREISIDVVRAGNLAVRTQDYMRVTFYVCITPNRNEILTAAARLSKKGQISEADIKDALEKRADDAIRAAAKKKKLAELDSDKLGFADEVLNLIQGDLRKVGLTLNNIAISEIEESDTYDENNFFDAQGVRLRTETIQRSIQQKREVELTTRVAIEQGELEAEKKSLAIKREQEDANITQQKEIELLKLAQRKELESQEAQQQREIQEAKDKEEAKKERNKILQEQAVEEERIQKELAIQNSQIASAIALEERNKELKVTQALQKQEAEVAEIQRRKTIEASQLQAKAEIALAEQKTQITEQTAAIAIANKQKERLEAEALRAEAESGVITAQEVEAAERSQKLAVIVAQQDAQQHRIAEQNVVEIDVFRRRRQAESARQAAELEAESIRTLADANRHKAMAEAEGHKAIIAAQNSLSNANRTAELLKTIWPELVTQLPDLIKSLAPQPGVLGESRIYSFPGLNGGNGHGGNAGDINKLLLSTSGLTLLNGLLNEGKLSTVVEQVKSLLQDPPPVSPTPPPAAEDHGGNVETSPGPKFSPDEI from the coding sequence ATGCATAGTAAATTTTGGTTTGAATTTCTCCAAACGTTGCCCTCCATCCCGGCGGAGGCGAGTCCCTTGCTGGCCATGGCAGAAGCTGGAGCCCCAGGGGAAGAATTAATCATTGCCCAGGCCCCCAACCCCCCAATCAATGATAATAATTCCGCCTTGGGTGGTCTATCGCCGCTGTTATTTTTTCCGGTGGTGATCATTGCGGTCATTTTCCTCATTTTAGTAACCGTTTTTCTCTACACCCGTTTCTACGTCATTGCCCCCAACAACGAAGCTTTGGTCAGAACCGGAGGCGTTTTCAAAAAAGAGCAAATGGTGATTCTCCACGGGGGTTGTATTGTCATTCCCGGTTTCCACGAAATTACCAGGGTATCCCTGCGGGAAATTTCCATTGACGTGGTGCGGGCCGGGAATTTGGCCGTGCGAACCCAGGACTATATGCGGGTAACTTTTTACGTTTGCATTACCCCCAACCGCAATGAAATTTTAACGGCGGCGGCTCGACTTTCCAAAAAAGGTCAAATTTCGGAAGCGGATATCAAAGATGCCCTGGAAAAACGGGCTGATGACGCCATTCGAGCGGCGGCGAAAAAGAAAAAATTGGCGGAATTAGATTCTGATAAATTAGGCTTTGCTGATGAGGTATTGAACCTGATCCAAGGGGACTTACGCAAAGTTGGTTTAACCCTCAATAACATTGCCATTTCCGAAATTGAAGAAAGTGATACCTACGACGAAAATAACTTTTTCGATGCCCAGGGGGTGCGGCTGAGAACGGAAACGATCCAACGTTCCATCCAACAAAAACGGGAGGTGGAATTAACCACCAGGGTGGCCATTGAACAGGGGGAATTAGAAGCAGAAAAAAAGAGTTTGGCCATCAAGAGGGAGCAGGAAGATGCCAATATTACCCAACAAAAAGAAATTGAACTATTAAAGTTAGCCCAAAGGAAGGAATTGGAATCCCAGGAAGCACAACAGCAACGGGAAATTCAAGAGGCGAAGGACAAGGAAGAGGCGAAAAAAGAACGGAATAAAATTCTTCAGGAACAGGCAGTGGAAGAAGAACGGATTCAAAAAGAATTGGCCATTCAAAATAGTCAAATTGCTTCGGCGATCGCCTTGGAGGAACGGAATAAGGAACTAAAAGTGACCCAGGCGTTGCAAAAACAAGAAGCGGAAGTGGCGGAAATTCAGCGCCGTAAAACCATTGAAGCTTCCCAACTGCAAGCGAAGGCGGAAATTGCTTTGGCAGAACAAAAAACTCAAATTACCGAACAAACGGCGGCGATCGCCATTGCCAATAAACAAAAGGAACGGTTAGAGGCGGAGGCTCTGCGGGCGGAGGCGGAATCAGGCGTTATTACGGCCCAGGAAGTGGAAGCGGCGGAACGATCCCAAAAATTGGCAGTAATTGTGGCCCAACAGGATGCCCAGCAACATCGCATTGCGGAACAAAACGTGGTGGAAATTGACGTGTTCCGGCGGCGGCGTCAGGCGGAAAGTGCGAGGCAAGCGGCGGAACTGGAAGCGGAATCTATCCGGACCCTAGCCGATGCCAACCGTCACAAAGCCATGGCCGAAGCGGAAGGACACAAGGCCATCATCGCCGCCCAGAACAGCCTGAGTAATGCTAACCGCACCGCCGAACTATTGAAAACCATCTGGCCGGAGCTGGTCACCCAATTGCCGGATCTGATTAAATCGTTGGCGCCCCAGCCTGGGGTATTGGGGGAATCCCGAATTTATTCTTTCCCTGGCTTAAATGGGGGCAATGGCCATGGGGGGAACGCCGGGGACATTAATAAATTACTGCTTTCCACCAGTGGTCTCACCCTGCTCAATGGTCTATTAAACGAAGGTAAACTCAGCACCGTGGTGGAACAGGTGAAGTCCCTACTCCAGGATCCACCGCCGGTTTCCCCCACTCCCCCTCCTGCCGCTGAAGACCATGGGGGCAACGTTGAAACCTCCCCTGGGCCCAAGTTTTCCCCAGATGAAATTTGA